The nucleotide sequence GAAGTGCTCTCTAACATATGCAAAATACGAGAAGCGTTAGTGAAAAGCTGTGATTCTGAAGCAAGAATTGCTCTGCGGGCAATAATGCTTGGTGCGTTACATGGCCCGCAGTCTATTAATAGTCCATCATATTTTTCAAATCAATGTCCGCGTACTTATGCACCAAAACCGGCTTACGCCGTTAGGTTTTGGAAAGAAAGAAACTTTAAGCCTCTAAAAGTGGATATATTAAGTATCATAAAAAAAAGAGCCGAGAGGTATTATGGGCAGGAGTTGCCTAATGGTTATGGGTTTGTGATTAAAGGTGATAGTACGACTGGTCGGGTTTTTGCGAGAGTGAAAAGAGTTTTAGATAAACATAATGCCAAAGTATCAATGATTATTACTTCCCCGCCTTATTACGGCATGAAGACATATATTGCCGACCAGTGGATTAGAAACTGGTTTTTAGGTGGGCCAGATGTTGTTGATTATTCTACTAACGGGCAGATCAAACACTCCGGTAAAGAAGTGTTTATAAAAGAACTAAGAAAAGTTTGGAATAATACAGCAGAAATAAGTAGTCGAAATGCTATTTTGGCTATTAGGTTTGGTAGCATCAATGATCGCAAAGTTAATCCTGAGGACGTGATTAAAGATTCATTAAGTGGAACATTATGGGAAATTAAAGAGATTAGGTCTGCAGGGTTTGCTAAAA is from Thermincola ferriacetica and encodes:
- a CDS encoding DNA methyltransferase, translating into MGITNLNAICPYFTMFPLDFPLSILEQYGEGAQWVLDPFCGRGTTNFAARLHNCPSIGIDSSPVAVALTEAKLVNTTVTQIMRTADKILSKDIIPDIPQGEFWEHAFDYEVLSNICKIREALVKSCDSEARIALRAIMLGALHGPQSINSPSYFSNQCPRTYAPKPAYAVRFWKERNFKPLKVDILSIIKKRAERYYGQELPNGYGFVIKGDSTTGRVFARVKRVLDKHNAKVSMIITSPPYYGMKTYIADQWIRNWFLGGPDVVDYSTNGQIKHSGKEVFIKELRKVWNNTAEISSRNAILAIRFGSINDRKVNPEDVIKDSLSGTLWEIKEIRSAGFAKKGRRQADTFAEKNKEQIEEIDIIAVKRG